A region of Streptomyces halobius DNA encodes the following proteins:
- a CDS encoding 4-hydroxybenzoate 3-monooxygenase, whose amino-acid sequence MIGGGPAGLLLARLLHQSGIDCVVLENRDRSYVEHRQRAGILEQGTADVLRACGAGERMDREGLVHDGIELRYGRRAHRLDFVELTGGRRVLVYPQTELVKDLMALQLDHGGAPLLFEARALAVTGADTDRPRIHYSHQGREQTLTCDYVVGCDGSHGITREAIPERARRTYERDYPYSWLGVLADVPPSSGELIYTHSERGFALFSMRTPAVSRLYLQVPNGTDPEDWPDDRIWDELEARSAVDATIDATIDAPREATGDAPRDATGKDAPWRLERGPIAAKSVLPLHSRVTEPMRYGRVLLAGDAAHIVPPTGAKGLNLAVADVTVLARALAQRYETGATELLDAYSATCLRRVWCAVQFSSAMTTTLHIAPGQSPFETRLQLARLDRVTSSPHAAAELAENYTGLPVG is encoded by the coding sequence ATCATCGGCGGCGGCCCCGCCGGCCTCCTCCTCGCGCGGCTGTTGCACCAGTCCGGCATCGACTGCGTCGTCCTGGAGAACCGTGACCGCTCCTACGTGGAGCACCGGCAGCGCGCCGGCATCCTCGAACAGGGCACGGCAGACGTGCTGCGCGCCTGCGGGGCGGGGGAGCGGATGGACCGGGAGGGCCTGGTCCACGACGGCATCGAGCTGCGCTACGGCCGGCGTGCCCACCGGCTCGACTTCGTGGAGCTGACCGGCGGCCGCCGAGTACTGGTCTACCCCCAGACGGAGCTGGTGAAGGACCTGATGGCGCTTCAACTCGACCACGGCGGCGCACCGCTGTTGTTCGAGGCCCGAGCGCTCGCCGTAACGGGCGCGGATACCGACCGGCCGCGGATCCACTACTCCCATCAGGGCCGCGAACAGACCCTCACCTGCGACTACGTGGTCGGCTGCGACGGCTCCCACGGCATCACCCGCGAGGCGATCCCGGAGCGCGCACGCCGTACGTACGAGCGGGACTATCCGTACTCCTGGCTCGGTGTGCTCGCCGACGTCCCGCCCTCCAGCGGCGAGTTGATCTACACGCATTCGGAGCGTGGCTTCGCGCTCTTCAGCATGCGGACACCGGCCGTCAGCCGGCTCTACCTCCAGGTCCCCAACGGCACCGACCCCGAGGACTGGCCCGACGACCGTATCTGGGACGAACTGGAGGCCCGCTCGGCCGTCGACGCCACCATCGACGCCACCATCGACGCCCCCAGGGAGGCCACCGGAGACGCCCCCAGGGACGCCACCGGCAAGGACGCCCCCTGGAGGCTGGAGCGCGGGCCGATCGCCGCCAAGTCCGTGCTCCCGCTGCACAGCCGGGTCACCGAGCCGATGCGGTACGGACGCGTCCTGCTGGCCGGCGACGCCGCGCATATCGTGCCGCCCACCGGGGCCAAGGGCCTCAACCTCGCCGTCGCCGATGTCACCGTCCTGGCCCGCGCCCTCGCCCAGCGGTACGAGACCGGGGCGACGGAGCTTCTCGACGCCTACTCCGCCACCTGTCTGCGCCGGGTCTGGTGCGCCGTACAGTTCTCGTCCGCCATGACCACGACCCTGCACATCGCCCCCGGCCAGAGCCCGTTCGAGACCCGGCTGCAGCTCGCCCGGCTCGACCGCGTCACCAGCTCCCCGCACGCGGCCGCCGAGCTCGCGGAGAACTACACGGGGCTGCCCGTGGGATGA
- a CDS encoding acyl-CoA dehydrogenase family protein, giving the protein MATHTVTNQPPPLIGYDVFTTDPVLTEGITRYVAGPRIDEVREELSRLGQAAGSAQAQRWGEQANSNPPVLRTHDRYGHRIDEVEFHPAWHRLLGHAVTAGLTDAWSRPDGHLRRTAGFLVWTQVEAGHGCPLSMTHAAVPALRAEPELAAEWEPKLTSRIYERELRPVAEKGGALAGMAMTEKQGGSDVRANTTRAEPLAAPGEYVLTGHKWFCSAPMSDVFLVLARAPGGLTCFLLPRVLPDGTRNPFRIQRLKDKLGNRSNASAEIEFDGQSWARRVGEEGRGVATIIEMVAATRLDCVSASAAVMRQAVAQAVHHCAYREAFGGPLIDKPLMRNVLADLALESEAATTLALRLAAAYDGGTEQDRNFLRLAVPAAKYWVTKRCTPVATEALECLGGNGYVEESGMPRLLREAPLNSIWEGSGNVQALDVLRALQREPAALNAVLTEIGAARGADHRLDRAIKGLLTELADLEGIEGRARRLVERLALVLQGSLLVRFAPPEVADAFCASRLGGDAGAAFGTLPHTLDLAAIVARARPVRDL; this is encoded by the coding sequence ATGGCCACGCATACCGTTACAAACCAACCCCCACCCCTCATCGGATACGACGTCTTCACCACCGACCCGGTCCTCACCGAGGGCATCACCCGATACGTAGCGGGCCCCCGCATCGATGAGGTGCGGGAGGAGCTGAGCAGGCTCGGGCAGGCGGCGGGCTCGGCGCAGGCCCAGCGCTGGGGGGAGCAGGCAAACAGCAATCCACCGGTCCTGCGGACGCACGACCGTTACGGCCACCGCATCGACGAGGTGGAATTCCACCCGGCCTGGCACCGGCTGCTCGGTCATGCCGTCACGGCCGGCCTCACCGACGCCTGGTCGCGGCCGGACGGCCACCTCCGCCGTACCGCCGGGTTTCTCGTATGGACGCAGGTCGAGGCCGGGCACGGCTGCCCGCTGTCGATGACCCATGCGGCGGTGCCCGCGCTGCGCGCCGAGCCGGAGCTCGCGGCCGAGTGGGAGCCGAAGCTGACCTCGCGGATCTACGAGCGGGAACTGCGGCCGGTCGCCGAGAAGGGCGGTGCGCTGGCGGGCATGGCCATGACGGAGAAGCAGGGCGGCAGCGACGTACGCGCCAACACGACGCGCGCGGAGCCGCTGGCCGCGCCCGGCGAGTACGTACTGACCGGGCACAAGTGGTTCTGTTCGGCGCCGATGTCGGATGTCTTCCTGGTGCTGGCGCGGGCGCCGGGAGGGCTCACCTGCTTCCTGCTGCCGCGGGTGCTGCCGGACGGAACCCGTAACCCGTTCCGTATCCAGCGGCTCAAGGACAAGCTCGGGAACCGCTCGAACGCCTCGGCGGAGATCGAGTTCGACGGGCAGAGCTGGGCGCGCCGGGTCGGCGAGGAGGGGCGCGGGGTGGCGACGATCATCGAGATGGTCGCGGCGACCCGGCTGGACTGTGTCAGCGCCTCGGCCGCGGTGATGCGGCAGGCGGTGGCGCAGGCCGTGCACCACTGCGCGTACCGGGAGGCGTTCGGCGGTCCGCTGATCGACAAGCCGCTGATGCGCAATGTGCTGGCCGATCTGGCGCTGGAGTCGGAGGCGGCGACGACGCTCGCGCTGCGGCTGGCGGCCGCGTACGACGGGGGCACGGAGCAGGACCGGAACTTTCTGCGGCTGGCGGTGCCGGCCGCCAAGTACTGGGTGACCAAGCGCTGTACCCCGGTGGCGACGGAGGCGCTGGAGTGCCTGGGCGGCAACGGCTATGTCGAGGAATCGGGGATGCCGCGGCTGCTGCGGGAGGCGCCGCTGAACTCGATCTGGGAGGGCTCGGGCAACGTCCAGGCGCTGGATGTCCTGCGGGCGCTGCAACGCGAACCGGCCGCGCTGAACGCGGTCTTGACCGAGATCGGGGCGGCCCGCGGCGCGGATCACCGGCTGGACCGGGCGATCAAGGGGCTGCTCACCGAACTCGCCGACCTGGAGGGGATCGAGGGGCGTGCCCGGCGGCTGGTGGAGCGTCTGGCGCTGGTGCTGCAGGGCTCGCTGCTGGTGCGTTTCGCGCCGCCCGAGGTCGCGGACGCGTTCTGCGCGTCCCGGCTGGGCGGCGACGCGGGGGCGGCGTTCGGGACACTGCCGCACACGCTGGACCTGGCGGCGATCGTCGCGCGGGCGCGCCCGGTGCGGGACCTGTAG
- a CDS encoding helix-turn-helix domain-containing protein, translating to MSETPINRAVWSARDIRETTRRLASVREAALSGEPPPDGPSDAPRQVISESWLRALGSGVDPERDSQQRLLSVAELEHRRHNSQLTTVLPVLYDGLLSASDAAQQIMVVTDADGRVLWREGCAPVRRMADRLGFDKGADWTEGVVGTNAIGTALVARRPVLVHSAEHFVRAHHQWTCAAAPLHDPGDGRLLGTVDISGPAHTFHPTTLPLVSAVARLAEGELRTRHQQSLERLRSSAAPLLARIGGRALAVDPHGWVAGVTGMTPTDRVALPKAPEAGPLWLPRYGMCTLEPLPGGWLIRVGRQEPAAGPSRVLLDVSGRDGASITVTGPVGGWSHELTPRHAELLFVLATRPEGRSAAELAQDLFGDGGRTVTVRAELSRLRRHLAGLLAHRPYRFADGVQVELRLPATPVQLLPQSTAPAIAAARRG from the coding sequence GTGAGCGAGACACCGATCAACCGGGCCGTCTGGTCGGCCCGGGACATCCGCGAGACCACGCGCCGGCTCGCTTCGGTCCGTGAGGCCGCGCTCTCCGGCGAACCGCCCCCGGACGGGCCGTCCGACGCGCCCCGCCAGGTGATCAGCGAATCCTGGCTCCGGGCGCTGGGCTCCGGCGTCGACCCGGAACGGGACAGCCAGCAACGCCTCCTGTCCGTCGCGGAGTTGGAGCACCGTCGGCACAACTCCCAGCTGACGACGGTGCTGCCGGTGCTGTACGACGGTCTGCTGTCGGCGTCCGACGCGGCGCAGCAGATCATGGTGGTCACGGACGCGGACGGCCGGGTGCTGTGGCGGGAGGGCTGCGCGCCGGTCCGGCGGATGGCCGACCGGCTCGGTTTCGACAAGGGCGCCGACTGGACGGAGGGCGTCGTCGGCACCAATGCCATCGGCACCGCGCTGGTGGCCCGGCGCCCGGTGCTGGTGCATTCCGCGGAGCATTTCGTCCGCGCCCACCATCAGTGGACATGTGCCGCCGCGCCGCTTCACGACCCGGGCGACGGACGCCTGTTGGGCACTGTCGACATCAGCGGCCCCGCGCACACCTTCCATCCCACGACGCTCCCGCTGGTCTCCGCGGTCGCCCGGCTCGCGGAGGGCGAGCTGCGCACCCGGCACCAGCAGTCCCTGGAACGGCTGCGGTCGAGCGCGGCGCCGCTCCTCGCGCGGATCGGCGGGCGGGCGCTGGCCGTCGATCCGCACGGCTGGGTCGCGGGGGTCACCGGGATGACCCCGACGGACCGGGTCGCGCTGCCCAAGGCGCCCGAGGCCGGTCCGCTGTGGCTGCCGCGGTACGGCATGTGCACGCTGGAACCGCTGCCCGGCGGCTGGCTGATCCGCGTCGGCCGTCAGGAACCGGCCGCCGGGCCGAGCCGGGTGCTGCTGGACGTCAGCGGCCGGGACGGCGCGAGCATCACCGTCACCGGTCCGGTCGGCGGCTGGTCGCATGAGCTGACCCCACGCCATGCCGAGCTGTTGTTCGTCCTCGCCACGCGTCCGGAGGGACGCAGCGCCGCCGAACTGGCGCAGGACCTGTTCGGCGACGGCGGCCGCACGGTCACCGTCCGCGCCGAACTGTCCCGGCTACGCCGCCATCTCGCGGGGCTCCTGGCCCATCGTCCGTACCGCTTCGCGGACGGCGTGCAGGTGGAACTCCGTCTGCCGGCGACGCCCGTGCAGCTGCTGCCGCAGTCAACGGCACCGGCGATAGCGGCGGCGAGGAGGGGGTAG
- a CDS encoding LLM class flavin-dependent oxidoreductase, producing the protein MRPLGPPFGDPAQLLTWARRADTTPFTAVALPGRPVFGAPEPLITLATLAGATSRIRLQAEVPLTPPHGTELLAQQAATLDLLTGGRFTLGFGPGGRPDECDECDDRDECDEGEDHDGGPGAGACLRTRSRRLDARMATLRRIRTSAKPTGDVGPAPARPGVLFGGATPTVAERVARWGDGFVGAALPSQQMDLLFRYVETAWGRAGRTGHPRLLAQVDVALGPRSTVDRARQALRTYYQSLGPADHMVDGILTSRDEIRDAVAGYTAIGADEVLLHCWSSDPEQIDRLADALFPPDGDWPGIGE; encoded by the coding sequence ATGCGGCCCCTCGGCCCTCCCTTTGGCGACCCCGCGCAGCTGCTGACCTGGGCCCGGCGCGCCGACACCACCCCGTTCACCGCCGTGGCCCTGCCCGGTCGGCCGGTGTTCGGCGCTCCTGAGCCGTTGATCACCCTGGCCACGCTGGCCGGCGCCACATCCCGGATCCGGCTCCAGGCCGAGGTTCCGCTCACCCCACCGCACGGTACGGAGCTGCTAGCCCAGCAGGCCGCCACCCTCGATCTGCTGACCGGCGGGCGCTTCACGCTCGGCTTCGGGCCGGGCGGCCGACCCGACGAGTGCGACGAGTGCGACGACCGTGACGAGTGCGACGAGGGCGAGGACCACGACGGGGGTCCGGGCGCCGGTGCCTGCCTCCGTACCCGCAGCCGTCGGCTCGATGCGCGGATGGCGACATTGCGGCGTATCCGGACGAGTGCGAAGCCCACCGGGGACGTCGGCCCCGCCCCCGCGCGCCCGGGGGTGCTCTTCGGCGGCGCCACGCCCACCGTCGCGGAACGCGTCGCCCGCTGGGGTGACGGCTTTGTCGGCGCCGCGCTCCCGTCCCAACAGATGGACCTGCTGTTCCGTTATGTGGAGACGGCCTGGGGCCGAGCCGGGCGTACCGGCCACCCGCGGCTGCTGGCCCAGGTCGATGTGGCGCTCGGACCACGGTCGACCGTCGATCGTGCCCGCCAGGCACTGCGTACGTACTACCAGTCGCTCGGCCCCGCCGACCACATGGTGGACGGGATACTCACCAGCCGGGACGAGATCCGCGACGCGGTGGCCGGGTACACGGCGATCGGCGCGGACGAAGTGCTCCTCCACTGCTGGTCATCCGATCCCGAGCAGATCGACCGGCTCGCCGACGCACTGTTTCCACCGGACGGCGATTGGCCGGGCATCGGCGAGTAG
- a CDS encoding class F sortase: MSPMGAPEERHPETPGPHRPKWGVIALVGLTGLALVRNGLSDEADGPPQPHGAVRRVSPTDSRPDVSAPAPLPRSAAARVTIPSIKVSAPVIPVGLDKDGWIAAPPPKNPRLAGWYKDAPAPGENGTAVVVGHVDNFSGPAVFYGLGGLKKGNTIRVTREDGRTVVFEVYGIQVFAKKDFPSRQVYGATGRPELRVLTCGGGYSANSGYAGNVVVFARMTGVG, from the coding sequence ATGAGCCCGATGGGCGCACCGGAGGAGCGGCACCCGGAAACGCCCGGCCCGCACCGCCCCAAGTGGGGTGTGATCGCCCTGGTCGGTCTCACGGGTCTCGCCTTGGTGCGCAACGGGCTGTCTGACGAGGCCGACGGACCGCCGCAGCCGCACGGTGCCGTCCGGCGCGTCTCCCCCACCGACAGCCGCCCCGACGTGAGCGCGCCGGCCCCGCTGCCCCGTTCCGCCGCCGCCCGGGTGACCATCCCGTCGATCAAGGTGTCCGCCCCGGTCATCCCGGTGGGCCTGGACAAGGACGGCTGGATCGCCGCCCCACCACCCAAGAATCCCCGTCTCGCAGGCTGGTACAAAGACGCGCCTGCCCCGGGGGAGAACGGCACCGCCGTCGTCGTCGGCCATGTCGACAACTTCAGCGGCCCCGCGGTCTTCTACGGGCTGGGCGGCCTGAAGAAGGGAAACACGATCCGGGTGACCCGTGAGGATGGCAGGACCGTGGTCTTCGAGGTCTACGGCATCCAGGTCTTCGCCAAGAAGGACTTCCCGTCCAGGCAGGTCTACGGTGCCACCGGCCGCCCGGAGCTGCGCGTCCTGACCTGCGGCGGCGGCTATTCCGCGAACAGCGGCTACGCGGGCAATGTGGTGGTCTTCGCCCGTATGACCGGAGTTGGGTAG
- a CDS encoding GNAT family N-acetyltransferase, protein MSTSHTVTTYYLEQTSPADLAPAEGPPAEQGVRIVRSEIPSPEFSRFLYTAVGGDIRWTDRLSWSYAQWAEYLGRPGVETWVAYERGTPAGFVELDAQPEGAVEIAYFGLLPAFQGRRIGGELLAYGTARAWDLAERWPQRPKTQRVWLHTCSDDGPHAMANYRRRGFRLYDTTVTEEPEVPAPGPWPGAGPRTPAGT, encoded by the coding sequence ATGAGCACGAGCCACACGGTCACCACCTACTACCTCGAACAGACCTCGCCCGCCGACCTTGCCCCCGCCGAGGGCCCGCCAGCCGAGCAGGGTGTCCGGATCGTCCGCTCCGAGATCCCGTCGCCCGAATTCAGCCGCTTCCTCTATACGGCGGTGGGCGGGGACATCCGGTGGACCGACCGGCTGTCGTGGTCGTACGCGCAGTGGGCGGAGTACCTGGGGCGGCCGGGCGTGGAGACCTGGGTGGCGTACGAGCGTGGCACACCGGCCGGGTTCGTCGAGCTCGACGCCCAGCCGGAGGGCGCGGTGGAGATCGCCTACTTCGGGCTGCTCCCGGCGTTCCAGGGACGCCGGATCGGCGGGGAGCTGCTCGCGTACGGGACCGCGCGGGCCTGGGATCTGGCGGAGCGCTGGCCGCAGCGGCCGAAGACCCAGCGGGTGTGGCTGCACACCTGCAGCGACGACGGGCCGCACGCGATGGCCAATTACCGGCGGCGCGGCTTCCGGCTGTACGACACCACGGTGACCGAGGAGCCCGAGGTGCCGGCCCCGGGCCCGTGGCCCGGCGCGGGACCGCGCACGCCCGCCGGAACGTGA
- a CDS encoding putative leader peptide, whose translation MSTAGIALVSRRHVDLGRMSSAICPAG comes from the coding sequence ATGTCTACAGCTGGAATTGCCTTGGTGAGTCGGCGGCACGTCGACCTCGGCCGCATGTCCAGCGCCATCTGTCCGGCGGGCTGA
- a CDS encoding nitrite/sulfite reductase, with product MAATPEKPAAATSRRKAGRHRGEGQWAAGHFTPLNGNEQFKKDDDGLNVRTRIETIYSKAGFDSIDPNDLRGRMRWWGLYTQRRPGIDGGKTAILEPEELDDEYFMLRVRIDGGRLTTEQLRVIGEISQEFARGTADITDRQNVQYHWIRIEDVPEIWRRLEAVGLSTTEACGDTPRVILGSPVAGIAEDEIIDGTPVIEEIHRRIVGNPAFSNLPRKFKSAVSGSPLLDVAHEINDISFVGVEHPEHGPGFDVWVGGGLSTNPKLGVRLGTWVSRDEAADVYEGVISIFRDYGYRRLRTRARLKFLVADWGPEKFRQVLEDEYLKRKLTDGPAPAQPAQRWRDHVGVHKQKDGRFYVGFAPRVGRVDGATLTKIAELAEAHGSGRLRTTAEQKMIVLDIDETQVDSLVAGLEALDLRVKPSPFRRGTMACTGIEFCKLAIVETKGRGAALIDELERRLPGFEEPVTVNINGCPNACARIQVADIGLKGQLMLDDNGNQVEGYQVHLGGALGLEPGFGRKVRGLKVTADELPDYVERVLRNFEEQRGDGERFAQWAARAEEGALK from the coding sequence ATGGCCGCCACGCCAGAGAAGCCCGCAGCCGCCACGAGCCGCCGCAAGGCCGGACGCCACCGTGGCGAGGGCCAGTGGGCCGCAGGTCACTTCACGCCGCTGAACGGCAATGAGCAGTTCAAGAAGGACGATGACGGTCTCAATGTGCGGACACGCATTGAGACGATCTACTCCAAGGCCGGTTTCGACTCGATCGACCCCAACGACCTGCGCGGGCGGATGCGTTGGTGGGGCCTCTACACCCAGCGCAGGCCCGGGATCGACGGCGGCAAGACCGCGATCCTGGAGCCGGAGGAGCTGGACGACGAGTACTTCATGCTGCGGGTCCGTATCGACGGCGGGCGGCTGACGACCGAACAGCTGCGGGTGATCGGTGAGATCTCGCAGGAGTTCGCGCGTGGCACCGCGGACATCACCGACCGGCAGAACGTCCAGTACCACTGGATCCGGATCGAGGACGTACCGGAGATCTGGCGGCGTCTTGAGGCCGTCGGCCTGTCCACCACCGAGGCGTGCGGTGACACGCCCCGTGTCATCCTCGGCTCGCCGGTCGCCGGTATCGCCGAGGACGAGATCATCGACGGCACCCCGGTCATCGAGGAGATCCACCGCCGGATCGTCGGCAATCCCGCGTTCTCCAACCTGCCGCGCAAGTTCAAGTCCGCGGTCTCCGGCTCACCGCTGCTGGACGTGGCGCACGAGATCAACGACATCTCGTTCGTGGGGGTCGAGCACCCCGAGCACGGTCCGGGCTTCGATGTGTGGGTCGGCGGCGGCCTGTCCACCAACCCCAAGCTCGGTGTGCGGCTGGGCACCTGGGTCTCCCGCGACGAGGCCGCCGATGTCTACGAAGGCGTCATCTCGATCTTCCGCGACTACGGCTACCGCCGGCTGCGCACCCGCGCCCGGCTGAAGTTCCTGGTCGCCGACTGGGGCCCGGAGAAGTTCCGTCAGGTACTGGAGGACGAGTACCTGAAGCGGAAGCTGACCGACGGGCCCGCGCCGGCGCAGCCCGCGCAGCGGTGGCGCGATCACGTGGGCGTGCACAAGCAGAAGGACGGCCGCTTCTACGTCGGCTTCGCGCCGCGCGTCGGCCGGGTGGACGGTGCCACCCTCACCAAGATCGCCGAGCTGGCCGAGGCACATGGCTCGGGCCGGCTGCGTACCACCGCCGAGCAGAAGATGATCGTGCTGGACATCGACGAGACGCAGGTCGACTCGCTGGTCGCCGGCCTTGAGGCGCTGGACCTGCGGGTCAAGCCGTCCCCGTTCCGGCGCGGCACGATGGCCTGCACCGGCATCGAGTTCTGCAAGCTGGCGATCGTCGAGACCAAGGGCCGTGGCGCCGCGCTGATCGACGAACTGGAGCGCCGTCTCCCCGGCTTCGAGGAGCCGGTCACCGTCAACATCAACGGCTGCCCCAACGCCTGCGCCCGTATCCAGGTGGCGGACATCGGTCTCAAGGGGCAGCTGATGCTGGACGACAACGGCAACCAGGTCGAGGGCTACCAGGTGCACCTGGGCGGCGCGCTGGGTCTGGAGCCCGGCTTCGGCCGCAAGGTCCGCGGGCTGAAGGTCACCGCCGACGAACTCCCCGACTACGTCGAGCGGGTGCTGCGCAACTTCGAGGAGCAGCGCGGCGACGGTGAGCGGTTCGCCCAGTGGGCGGCCCGTGCGGAAGAAGGTGCGCTGAAGTGA
- a CDS encoding phosphoadenylyl-sulfate reductase — MTTATDLPQLAERAGRDLKDAAPLDILKWAAETFGSRFCVTSSMEDAVVAHLASRAVPGVDVVFLDTGYHFPETLGTRDAVAAVMDVNLITLTPRQSVAEQDAEYGPRLHDRDPDRCCALRKVKPLEAGLTGYDAWATGLRRDESPTRANTPVVGWDAKREKVKISPIARWTRADVDAYIAEHGVLTNPLLMDGYASVGCAPCTRRVTAGEDARAGRWAGTNKTECGLH, encoded by the coding sequence GTGACCACTGCCACCGATCTGCCGCAGCTCGCCGAGCGGGCCGGCCGCGACCTGAAGGACGCGGCCCCGCTCGACATCCTCAAGTGGGCCGCCGAAACCTTCGGTTCCCGTTTCTGTGTGACGTCGTCCATGGAGGACGCGGTCGTCGCCCACCTCGCCTCGCGCGCCGTCCCGGGCGTGGACGTGGTGTTCCTCGACACCGGCTACCACTTCCCGGAGACCCTCGGGACCCGGGACGCGGTGGCCGCGGTGATGGACGTCAATCTCATCACCCTGACGCCCCGTCAGTCCGTCGCGGAGCAGGACGCCGAGTACGGTCCCAGGCTGCACGACCGCGACCCGGACCGGTGCTGCGCGCTGCGCAAGGTCAAGCCCCTCGAAGCGGGCCTGACCGGCTATGACGCCTGGGCGACCGGGCTGCGCCGGGACGAGTCCCCGACCCGTGCGAACACCCCGGTCGTCGGCTGGGACGCCAAGCGCGAGAAGGTCAAGATCTCGCCGATCGCCCGCTGGACGCGGGCCGACGTGGACGCGTACATCGCCGAACACGGTGTGCTGACCAACCCGCTGCTGATGGACGGCTACGCCTCGGTCGGCTGCGCGCCCTGCACCCGCCGGGTGACGGCGGGCGAGGACGCACGGGCCGGGCGCTGGGCCGGTACCAACAAGACCGAGTGCGGGCTGCACTGA
- the cysC gene encoding adenylyl-sulfate kinase, giving the protein MTGATIWLTGLPSAGKTTIARELAGRLRGEGHRVEVLDGDEIREFLSAGLGFSREDRHTNVQRIGFVAELLASNGVKALVPVIAPYADSREAVRKRHQAEGTAYLEVHVATPVEVCSERDVKGLYAKQAAGEISGLTGVDDPYEAPESPDLRIESHTQTVQESATALHTLLTERGLA; this is encoded by the coding sequence ATGACGGGCGCCACGATCTGGCTGACCGGTCTGCCGAGCGCGGGCAAGACGACCATCGCGCGCGAACTGGCCGGCCGGCTGCGCGGCGAAGGCCACCGGGTCGAGGTGCTCGACGGCGACGAGATCCGCGAGTTCCTCTCCGCGGGCCTCGGCTTCAGCCGCGAGGACCGGCACACCAACGTCCAGCGCATCGGCTTCGTCGCCGAGCTGCTGGCGAGCAACGGCGTCAAGGCGCTGGTGCCGGTGATCGCACCGTACGCGGACAGCCGGGAGGCGGTGCGCAAGCGCCACCAGGCCGAGGGCACCGCGTATCTGGAGGTGCATGTGGCCACTCCGGTCGAGGTGTGCTCGGAACGCGATGTGAAGGGCCTGTACGCCAAGCAGGCGGCGGGCGAGATCTCCGGACTGACCGGCGTGGACGACCCGTACGAGGCGCCCGAGTCGCCCGATCTGCGCATCGAGTCGCACACCCAGACCGTGCAGGAGTCCGCGACGGCGCTGCACACGCTGCTCACCGAGAGGGGACTGGCATGA
- the cysD gene encoding sulfate adenylyltransferase subunit CysD: MTTAPVETGPGREDSPYALSHLDALESEAVHIFREVAGEFERPVILFSGGKDSIVMLHLALKAFAPAPVPFSLLHVDTGHNFPEVLDYRDRTVERHGLRLHVASVQDFIDRGELRERPDGTRNPLQTVPLLDAIEKNRFDAVFGGGRRDEEKARAKERVFSLRDEFGGWDPRRQRPELWQLYNGKHSPGEHVRVFPLSNWTELDVWQYIAREKIELPAIYYAHEREVFARGGMWLAPGQWGGPKDDERAETRKVRYRTVGDMSCTGAVDSDADTIEAVIAEIAASRLTERGATRADDKLSEAAMEDRKREGYF; encoded by the coding sequence ATGACGACCGCGCCCGTTGAGACCGGGCCGGGCCGGGAGGACTCCCCGTACGCCCTCTCCCACCTGGACGCCCTGGAGTCCGAGGCAGTACACATCTTCCGCGAGGTCGCGGGCGAGTTCGAGCGGCCGGTGATCCTCTTCTCCGGCGGCAAGGACTCCATCGTCATGCTGCACCTCGCGCTGAAGGCGTTCGCACCGGCGCCCGTCCCCTTCTCACTGCTGCATGTCGACACCGGGCACAACTTCCCCGAGGTCCTCGACTACCGGGACCGCACGGTGGAGCGCCACGGCCTGCGGCTGCATGTCGCCTCCGTGCAGGACTTCATCGACCGCGGTGAGCTGCGCGAACGTCCCGACGGCACGCGTAACCCGCTGCAGACCGTCCCACTGCTGGACGCCATCGAGAAGAACCGTTTCGACGCGGTCTTCGGCGGCGGCCGCCGGGACGAGGAGAAGGCCCGCGCCAAGGAGCGGGTGTTCTCGCTGCGTGACGAGTTCGGCGGCTGGGACCCGCGCCGGCAGCGCCCCGAGCTGTGGCAGCTCTACAACGGCAAGCACTCCCCCGGCGAACATGTCCGGGTCTTCCCGCTGTCCAACTGGACCGAGCTGGACGTCTGGCAGTACATCGCCCGCGAGAAGATCGAACTGCCCGCCATCTACTACGCCCACGAGCGCGAGGTCTTCGCGCGGGGCGGCATGTGGCTCGCACCCGGCCAGTGGGGCGGCCCCAAGGACGACGAGCGCGCGGAGACCCGGAAGGTGCGCTACCGCACCGTCGGCGATATGTCCTGCACCGGGGCCGTCGACTCCGACGCCGACACCATCGAGGCCGTCATCGCGGAGATCGCCGCGTCCCGGCTCACCGAACGGGGCGCGACGAGGGCCGACGACAAGCTGTCGGAGGCCGCCATGGAGGACCGCAAGCGCGAGGGGTACTTCTAA